Proteins encoded by one window of Bacillus rossius redtenbacheri isolate Brsri chromosome 3, Brsri_v3, whole genome shotgun sequence:
- the LOC134531489 gene encoding uncharacterized protein LOC134531489: MGSWAPRWVLALAVAAGVRAAPWRSGDGVTGCSVRVTGDLPEPQPLLLEPRGSPDVFGFKLPALPGNTLLFRRGEEVALSCVGATNHVTALAACAQDTTFVVAGARRNFSELACEQYPFHTARRTGALCNAGRATEIEIGFSLGARFYRLLEVCFDEALLSPVYTRFLMVAQIRNYQSRFPRPAWTTGDFYRGVSPNSRYVRNQQIATVGEILGDVALAEKYISRSSDYFLARGHLAAKVDFLYGAQQRATFYYVNAAPQWQTFNGGNWERLESSVRAYATLTASDLVVYTGVHGVSTLPDAAGVQRELYLHVDENGNRGMPVPRLYWKAVYNPRTRAGAVFLGVNNPYEASPGADYFLCRDVSGRMPWLLWSPDNQTLGFAYACEVDDFRRAVPVLPWFPVDSLLE, encoded by the exons GCGATGGCGTCACGGGGTGCAGCGTGCGGGTGACGGGAGACCTGCCCGAGCCGCAGCCCTTGCTGCTGGAGCCGCGGGGCAGCCCCGACGTGTTCGGCTTCAAGCTGCCTGCGCTGCCCGGCAACACGCTGCTCTTCCGGCGCGGCGAGGAGGTGGCGCTCTCCTGCGTCGGCGCCACGAACCACGTGACCGCGCTCGCCGCCTGCGCGCAGGACACCACCTTCGTGGTCGCCGGCGCGCGGCGCAACTTCTCCGAGCTGGCCTGCGA GCAGTACCCCTTCCACACGGCGCGCAGGACCGGCGCCCTCTGCAACGCGGGGCGCGCCACGGAGATTGAGATAGGCTTCTCGCTCGGTGCGAGGTTCTACCGGCTGCTGGAAGTGTGCTTCGACGAGGCGCTGCTCTCGCCCGTCTACACGAGGTTCCTCATGGTGGCACAGATCCGCAACTACCAGTCCCGCTTCCCGCGGCCCGCCTGGACCACCGGCGACTTCTACCGCGGCGTGTCGCCCAACTCGCGCTACGTGCGCAACCAACAGATCGCCACCGTCGGCGAGATCCTGGGCGACGTGGCGCTGGCGGAGAAGTACATCTCGCGCAGCTCGGACTACTTCCTGGCGCGGGGCCACCTCGCCGCCAAGGTGGACTTCTTGTACGGCGCCCAGCAGCGCGCCACCTTCTACTACGTGAACGCCGCTCCACAGTGGCAGACCTTCAACGGCGGCAACTGGGAGCGCCTGGAGTCGAGCGTGCGCGCGTACGCGACGCTCACCGCCTCGGACCTGGTGGTGTACACGGGCGTGCACGGCGTCTCGACGCTGCCCGACGCGGCCGGCGTCCAGCGGGAGCTATACCTGCACGTGGACGAGAACGGTAACCGCGGCATGCCGGTGCCACGGCTGTACTGGAAGGCCGTGTACAACCCGCGCACCAGGGCTGGCGCGGTCTTCCTCGGCGTCAACAATCCATACGAGGCGAGCCCTGGCGCCGACTACTTCCTCTGCAGGGACGTGAGCGGCAGGATGCCCTGGCTGCTGTGGAGCCCCGACAACCAGACCCTCGGCTTCGCGTACGCCTGCGAGGTGGACGACTTCCGGAGGGCGGTGCCCGTGCTGCCCTGGTTCCCGGTCGACTCGCTGCTCGAGTGA